From Candidatus Zixiibacteriota bacterium, one genomic window encodes:
- a CDS encoding SDR family oxidoreductase, with protein MLKNRTVFVTGASSGIGLATARKFAEAGARVLMAARRIDRLEKLASLFQTETHLLKLDVRNKAAVEKEISGLPSAWQEIDILINNAGLSRGLDKLHQGDTADWDEMIDTNVKGLLYVSRAVIPGMVKRGRGQIVNIGSIAGHELYPGGNVYCATKHAVNALTRGLLMDLVDTPVRVCSVDPGLVQTEFSEVRFHGDTERAAGVYQGYKPLSGDDIAESILWVCSRPEHVQVAELIILPKAQASAMVVHKQV; from the coding sequence AAAACAGGACCGTTTTTGTAACAGGGGCATCTTCAGGTATCGGCCTCGCCACCGCCCGCAAGTTCGCAGAAGCAGGCGCCCGCGTGCTGATGGCCGCACGACGTATCGACCGACTCGAGAAACTCGCCAGTTTGTTTCAAACCGAAACCCATCTGCTCAAACTCGATGTTCGCAACAAGGCGGCTGTGGAAAAGGAAATAAGCGGACTTCCCTCGGCCTGGCAGGAGATAGACATCCTCATTAATAACGCCGGATTAAGCCGGGGACTCGATAAGCTGCACCAGGGAGACACCGCCGACTGGGATGAGATGATCGACACCAATGTCAAAGGCCTCTTGTACGTTAGTAGAGCCGTCATCCCCGGCATGGTTAAACGCGGACGGGGTCAGATCGTCAATATCGGCTCGATCGCCGGCCATGAGCTGTACCCGGGCGGCAACGTCTACTGCGCCACCAAACATGCCGTCAATGCCCTGACCCGCGGATTGCTGATGGATCTGGTGGACACGCCAGTGAGAGTTTGCAGTGTCGATCCGGGACTGGTCCAAACCGAGTTTTCCGAAGTGCGGTTTCATGGCGACACGGAGCGTGCCGCCGGAGTATACCAGGGGTACAAACCGCTTTCCGGCGACGACATCGCCGAGTCGATACTCTGGGTATGCAGCCGCCCGGAGCATGTCCAGGTGGCCGAACTGATCATCCTGCCCAAAGCCCAAGCCTCGGCCATGGTGGTGCACAAGCAGGTCTGA